From the genome of Candidatus Alcyoniella australis, one region includes:
- a CDS encoding ferritin family protein: MSGHKYNAEEILEIACQIERNGARYYRRAAQMSDNPEISRMLLHLASMEDDHETAFERMKADSSLLAELLGFPDDQASLYLQAVAGGYLIPIDKDPSEQITPQTTIEQVLQTAIVLEKDSIVFYQGLKQAVSQELGKNKIDAIIHEEMMHAALLGAKLQILMAERSDQE; this comes from the coding sequence ATGAGCGGGCACAAGTACAACGCGGAAGAAATCCTCGAGATCGCCTGCCAGATCGAGCGCAACGGCGCGCGCTACTACCGCCGCGCCGCGCAGATGAGCGACAATCCGGAAATCAGCCGGATGCTGCTGCACCTGGCGTCAATGGAGGATGATCACGAGACGGCGTTCGAGAGAATGAAGGCCGACAGCTCGCTGCTCGCCGAACTGCTCGGGTTTCCCGACGACCAGGCCAGCCTCTATTTGCAGGCTGTGGCCGGCGGCTACCTGATCCCGATCGACAAAGATCCGTCCGAGCAGATCACGCCGCAAACCACTATCGAGCAGGTGCTGCAAACCGCCATCGTCCTGGAGAAGGACTCGATCGTCTTCTACCAAGGACTCAAACAGGCTGTCTCGCAGGAACTGGGCAAGAACAAGATCGACGCGATCATCCACGAAGAGATGATGCACGCGGCCCTGCTCGGGGCTAAGCTGCAAATACTCATGGCGGAAAGGAGCGACCAGGAATGA